From Triticum aestivum cultivar Chinese Spring chromosome 7B, IWGSC CS RefSeq v2.1, whole genome shotgun sequence:
AAAAGGTATCAAGCACATTGACCCCCAAAGCATGTACGTCTGAATCGTTCATAGGTTTGACCACCACTAGGTTTCTAATCATCTCTAAAGCGCGCTCCGCTTCAAGATCCAAGATATCATTAACGAACTTAGAAACTTCAAATTCATTACTACCAGAGATACTCCCAACTGATTTGCATTATGGATAATCTCATTATTAGAAAAATGCAAGATAGAATTGAAAGTGTTGACTGACATACCAGTTGTGACTTCAatatcacgaagcttggccgcccgcatGGCACACCTTAGCTACATGTCATCAACGTCTGACTGACCCTAGAGGAGACAACTCATCTGTCGACCTTCGAATACTGGATCCGGAATCTCTCCAAAAGCAATGATGTCATCCCGCGTGACCTCGTTTGGGGTAGGGCCTCCTGCCCGACCACCAACGGGGCTCAGCTGAGCTGAACCGGTGGGAGAGCTTCCCTGCATCGTTTGCAGGACCAGCGAAGCTCCCCGAGCCATCACCGCTACAGGGCTCGGCGCCTCGGCGATCCCGGCCCAAGACCGCCACCCGGGGCCCGAGCAGGGGCCGCCCCCTCCAGGGACGACAAGGGATAGGTAGGAGCGAAGGCCACATGCCCACGCCCCCTCCCGATCCGGCACCTCCTCTGACGCGCAGCGAGTCCACCGCAGGGAGGTAGGGGCCAGGGCCACCTGCCCACGCCCCCTCCCGCACCGGCACCTCCAGCAGCATGAGATGCGTCCACGGCTACACACGGCATAGCCGGACTCATGGTCCGCCGAGAAGCACCAACCATCTCAAGGGCAGTGGGGGAACGGAGGGCCTTCTACCCATGATCCTCCCCGCCCTCGGAGCGAAGCTCTGCAGCCCGTCCAAGTTCCGTCCTCGAAGACACCATCGTCCCGGAGTCCGTCCCTGGAAATGCTCGTAATCCCGGTGACACACTGCTAGAAACCAACACCGGCGGTAACTCAAGTTCAGTCGGATCGTCCGTCTCCACCCGGTTACTCCATAGCCGACTGGGCGCAGAACGCGCTCCAAAAGACCCCAAAACAAAGTGAGTTCATCGGAGTCGAGGAACCAGACGTTCCCTTGATAGACTTATCCGCCTTATCAGACAGCGAAGCCGGCCCCTTAGCCATCTCTCACGATGCGCTCTCTGGATCCTTACTCTGATCCCCGGGGCCCCATCCCCCTCAGTCGTGTCCATATCCTGGGTGTCATCCCCCTCCTGAGGTGTCGGTGTGTCCTCAATCTCAATCTCGAGCACATACGTGACTCCGGCATAAGTCCACTTGACCACATCTAGAACAAACTCAACACTGACCACACCAACAAGCAACCTTGTAGCCCCATTCGCGCGAGTGAAAGGCATATCTACCTTCTCCGTCTTGCCAATGAGAGATCCCAAGCTCCAAGCAACAAGGAAATGATTGTGTGGTTTAGGTGGCGCACCGTAGAACCGTATCCAGACCTGCTCCAAAGCTGTACCCTCCGGATCCTTCTGCTTCCATTCGTCAAAGGCCATAATAATACTGGTACTCGGCACTCTACACATGCCCCACTTAAGGATATGCAACTAATCCTCCTTAGTGGGAAAATCAACCTTGTAAGTCTGGTTCTCCAACTTATCAAGGTTCCATTAATAGTTACACGGTACCAAGTCCTGCAGCTGACGCACAATCTGTGCCTCTGTCATAGAACCATTTGGTCACCTTGACCACAACTGGGAATGAACTCTCCATCACATGAGTCAAAGGTGCCACATCGGGTGTCTCAAAAAACATAAGCTCCTGACAGCACACTCCATAGATGTTGACCACTGGCTTAGGACCCGAAAGAAGCGGACACTCGCCGGATGTATGCTGCAGCCTGAGGCAGTAGTCACAAAGCTCATTAGTGCACTCAGCGGCGAAGTGCCCCGGCTCACCGCACCTATAGCacggcatcttcttcttcttagcagccCACTTAGAAAGTGTTTCGCCGTCCGTTTTGTCCACCCCTTTGTCAGACCCTCCGTCCGCTGCCTTAGAATTATTGGCAACCGGGATGTCGACCGCTGCGAGCGTGCGGACTGTTTCTACAGCCACCTGTGGAAGAGCGGGGGGTCTGTGGCCGCCAACGTTGCAGTCTCCTCGATCGTCGGCGGTGGAAGTGGTTGGCGCGGTGGAGgtgggtgccgcccccctctcccgCCTCGAAAGTGATGTCCATTCCGGAACCGGTTATTGGGTCCGGCAACCCCCTCCACAAAATTCCCGGGCGGGTCCCTGGAACTCTCATCCTGGTCCGCCACCATGATGGTCGTTGAAATCCTGGCCGCCACTTGAGGATGACGACCCCCGGTGTTGCCCTTCGCCGTATACATCGTAACCATCATCGCCCCACTGCCTGTAACGATTGTAACGGTATCCATCTTTGCCATTGCCTGCATGACCGTTCCATCCCTGTCCGTTCCCGTGACAGCGACCAGTGGCCTGAGCCTTTGCAGCCGGTTGCGAAGCTGGGTCTTCGCTTTGCCGAGCCACAACCCGGGCAGCACCTCGGCCCTGATCAGGCGGCACAGCAACCCGCGGCTGCTGCTGTTGTCGATGACCTCCATCGCCCTGGGCTGGCCCCATGTTGGCTAGGTGAAGAAAGAAAATCAGTTAGAGGAAAAAGGAGCAATACTGGAATGGTTCCAATGTCCACTAGGTCTCATTCACCAAGGGGAAATCAGATGCAAATTCATTGTGCAGAGAAAATTGAGGTTACAAACAGTTTGGCATTTCTGCAGAATATGAACCAGTAATCTAAGTCATGTGAAGACAACTTTCATCCATCAAGGCGCATTGAAGGAGCTCAGACTAGTCAAACAGGTGGGGCATTCCAAAGAGAGCTAAATGAAACCAACGTGGCACATGAAGTAACATTATCACGCTTATATCGACAGAGTATTGACGCGGGAGAGAaatatagctggccaaacgggtcGTGCTAACTGGGCCGGCCCGGTAGCACGCAGGCACGGTACGACCCAGGCACGACACGACTCGGGCTAAACGAGCCAGGCCCAACACACTTGGCCCGTGCCTAGGCCTGGAGGCTGGGCACGCGGCGGGCAAGCACGACACATCCCGTTTATTTTTGTGAAATATATAAATgtatatgtcctatataaatacCTAATACTCTAATATATTCAGTATTTTTATAGTGCATGCATATTTTGTTAGTGTTTGGATCTGAGGAGTAGTAGCAGTGTTATAGTATAGTCTTTGAATTTTTTGTTTATGCTTTTGTAATTCTAGAGCATTTCTTGTATTCTTTTAATTCTAGAGCATTTCTTGCAATTCACCGGAGAAGAATAGGAGGGCTCTACAGTGCGTACCCCGATCCCCATTCCTAAAAGCGCCCAAATCACATCCCCATCCCCAAGATCCAGCCGAGCGAGTGCTCACGGTGACCCGCGACTCCCACGCGTCCCCATCCCCGCCGCCGGCGGACCCGCAAGTTTTGGTCTTTGGAGGCTGCATCCATGGAGAAGATGCAGGaggagcggcggccgaagctctCCGGCGCCGCGGATGCCGGAGGCGGCGAGGACCGCCTCGGCGCGCTGCACGACGACATCCTCATCCGCATCCTCCTCAAGTCCGACGACGCAGCCACAGCCGCTCGGACCAGCGTCCTCGCCCGCCGCTGGCGTCACCTCTGGGCCCTTCTCCCGGCGCTCTACTTCTTCCGCCCGACCGACCCGCGCCGCATACGCTCTGCCCTCGCGGCCCACGAAGCTCCGGTGCTCCAAGCGCTCGCCGTCATCGCACAGGGCGACTCTCCCGGATCCGCGGGGGCGTGGCTTCCCATTGCCGCGCGCCGCCTCTCCGGCACATTGGTTTTCCGCGTGCTGCGGCGGAGCATAGCCATAGCTAAGAAAAGAGCCGCCTTGAAGCTGCCGTGCTTCGAGAACGCCACCAAAATCGTGCTGCGACTAGGGTTTCTCCGCCTCGCGCTGCCGCCTTGCGGTGTATTCACCCGGATCCATCTTCTCATGCTGATGGAAGTCCGGCTGCGTGGTCCGTGTGGGCTCGGCGAGGCTGTCTCCTCGCCGCGGTGCCCATCCTTGCGGAGACTCGTCGTGAAGGATGCCCATGGCCTGGGCGACCTCACAATCCACTCAGAATGCCTTCAAAAATTGGAGCTATTTCGTCTGCCTGACTTGCAGAGTCTCACTGTCGTGGCGCCAGCACTCCAACTGTTAAAACTGGATCATTGCTTTGTTCTGTGTTCGAGGCAACCAGTTGCCAACATCTCAGCCCCTCATCTGATGTGGCTCGCGTGGATGGATAATTATGATCAAAACTCTGTCCAGCTTGGTGAGATGGCATACCTGCAATCGCTTGTTACCCAACATTTTATCATGTATGGAGAGGATTACCATTCTTCACACAATCGCAATGGTGTGTGTCTTTTGCGGCACTTTGAGCACCTCCACCGTCTTGTTCTCACACTTCAATGTCCTAAGGTGAGTTCATCCTTATGTTTGTTATTACTTATTAGTATATGCCACCATTGTAGTAATATGCTAGAAAATCACTAGACTCATGCAGTTCAGCTTAAATGATACAAGTATGTTTTTTGAGAGACATTCTCACTTGTTTTGTATGGCTAACTGCACCTACTCTGAAGAATGAAGTGAACTTGAATTAGTAAATCACCTCAACTGAGTGCCCTCCCTCCTGCAGCACACTCACACAAGAAAATGTGATTTTCTTTTCTTATCGAACTCTTATATATGATACTTTTGTTTCTGACTTCTTACGAATAGGACATAGCAAACAAGAAATACTTCATGGAGCAAATAACAAGGCTTCCTGACATTAAATTATTGGAACTGGGAATAACAGCATGTGGACATTCCTTTGGAGCCAGCTTATTCCATGTTATGAGGATGTGTACTGCAATAAGAGCGCTAGTTCTTGGACTTAATGTCACACTTGAAGATGAGGTATGCTATTCTTAATTTGTTTATCTAATATTCAGATACCAGGAATGTCACATAAAAGCATTATATGTATTTGCATTTTTAAGCATACTCAAGCTTGTAATCCCCGCTAGTTGTTTGCTTGATACTTAAACTTTGCTCCAAATTATATCGGTGGTGTACATTTTGGGTTAACTTGTTAATTGACTTCTTTTGAAAGTACTGTTAGTCTATTGAAAATGAGAAGAACTAGTAGACAGGGTCCCGTTTCCATGAAATAGATGGGACCTCTCTTCTCATACTCTCCTTTAGCAGGAAATTTAAGACCTTGTTAAATGTGTTATTGATAGCAGCAATTTAATACTATTGGTTCTAACACTTCCTATTTGAATATTGGAAGCATCACATTTTATGCAATAGGTTGCCTTCAAACTAATCTCCGCATGTTACTCTTTTGTAATTTTGTAGTAGATGACATATCCCGAAATATTCAGTCGGACTAATAATTTCCAGTTTCATCTCTACGCTCTTTAATGTCATCAAATCAGAGCAGTTGTTCTTATTAATCTGATGTGCCCCTTGTTTCAGGAAGAAACTGTGTGCCCGTCAGATTGCATTTGTGATCAGCCACCAAGCTGGAAAACCAAGGAACTCGTGCTGAATCGCCTTGAAGTAATAGAAATCTATGGCTTCAGAGGAACTGAACATGAAATCAATGCCGTGAAACAGATATGCAGTTGGGCAACCGTGCTAAGAAGGATGACAGTGAAGTTCCATGACTCGATCACTGAAAACAAGGCTGAAGTGCTCTGCGAGTTGTTAGTAACCTTCTCTAGGCTAGGATTAGACATGGTTTTTATTTATAGGATGCAGTGAGAAAGTTCTTTATGCTCGAGAAGACGCCAAATTTCCAGCAACTTATGTGGGGCTGGACCCAACTTGTTTGAATTAGTGGCACTTGTTTGAATTATTTGTGTCTGATGAGACAAAAATTTCTTGGCACTGGTTGTCCCCCTGTTTTCGTGAGAGGTTGGACCGAATCCTGGAGACACTCTTGTGAGCGTTCTGTCAGCTGGTAATCTTTATCTGCCTGTATGCTCTAACTAAGTCTGGTACATAGTGATTTTGATGCACTCTGACTTTGTGATGTGCACAGTGATCTATCAAAATCAGGTTTGAGTGGATTGCTGCTGTTGCAATGCCGGAATAATTAACTGCAATATTCAGTTTGTGCAGCTAGAAATGAGCGGCCGTTTGCTGCTAGTTTCCCTGTTTTTAATTTATGGTTTGATACTGATGCTTGCTGTGAATTTTATCTGCGGTCAATTTATCCcttatgcctcttgaaacaacAGCAATTTATCCTTCAAGTTTGAGAAATTAGCACGCTACTTTGGTTAGTAAGTTTGTAACAGATTTCAGTTTAAAAGTTTGCCAGTTTGTTGGAAAGGAAATGTTCGGAACTGATTCTGTCTCCTCAGCTTTCCTTCCTCGGAAAATTTGAGATCTTAAATATGGTAACCGATGGCTTCAAACTTACATTTACGTGTTATTCATTTGTCGAAAAAAGATGTTATTCCTTTGTAAATCTGTTTTTGATGGCGCAACTCAAAGTATTGCTTCAGTTTATTGATTTCCAGTTTCATCTCCCTTGTTTCAGTTCTCAAGAAGTTGCCAAAATGCATACCTTTTGTATGGGAAGAAAATACATGGCTATCGATGAAATCGTTTGATGTCACCGCACATTGTAAGCAGCTAACTTACCACACAACAATCAACTTGGACGGAGAAAGCAAAAATGCTTGAGCAATTAGCATGCCCACATGACGGACGGCGCTTGCTCGCCATTTGCACAAAAACTTTACAGTCACTCGCGAGTAGGGTCCCCCGTTTATTCCTTTTTTTTTGAAGGTAACTAGGGATTTTATTCAATGATCATCAAGTCTGGGATACAAGCAATGTCTGGTAAAACCCCTAGCCACACATGGCGGCCCACCGGCAGAGACGCAGCTCTTTTTGCTACCGAGTGGGCCTCAAAATTATTCTGTCTACTTTCGAAACAAAAATAACAGAGGTAAAAAGATTCTTGGAAAGATTGATTTCATGCAATATTGGCGCATAAACTGGCGAGGCTTCTCTGTTGATGTTGGTTACCACCTCTAGACAATCTGACGCAATCTCCAGGTTCTGCAGATTCAAGTCTCGTGCAAGGGCAAGGGCCTCGCTGCACGCTTGCGCCTCTAAGCTTGGTGGGTCGATCAAGCCGTCAAAAACCACAGCTGATGCCCCTAGAAATTTACCTGATCTGTCCCTGCACACAACAGCTGCTGCTCCTTTCTCACCAAGAGTAGAGATGGCTCCGTCACAGTTTATTTTTGCTGCTTCTTCTCCTGTTGGTGGCAACCACACTCGTGGCTTCAGTACCGAGTGGCGGCCCGGCAGCACACTTGGTGCATtagttgttgcaatctctaaatCCTCTAGAAATCTCTTTATAAAGATCATGGTTGATAGCGGACTCTAGAACTCGTTCTCGTGAATAGCTTTCCGGCGAGCCCACCAAATTGCCCACATCATGACGAGAACCCTGGTAAGATCTTGGTGATTTGTAGTTTCAAACAGCCAAAACAGCCAAAGCTTCGCATCCGCACTCTGGTTTGATATCACATGTTCAAGTAGCTCTTCATCACCCAAAACCCATACGCATCTGGCCATCCGACAGCTCAGTAGGGAGTGTCTCCATGTATCTTCATCGGCTCCACAGATGGAGCATGATGCATTGTCGGCCATCTTCCTGTCATGCCTCACTGAACCTGTTGGAATCGAGGTATGCGCCAATCTCCACACGAAGACACGGATTTTGGAAGGGACTTTAACCTTCCATAGATGAGTCCATGATTTCTTATCAGCTGCAATGTTCGAGTGGCCCGGTCGGTGATCCAACCAGTCCTCCCTTTGGGCTTTGACCGCAGCGATCATTCTGTATGCCGAGCGCACGGAGAACACACCTCTCTTGTCATAATGCCATGACCAGAAGTCATCTTGTGTCCGGGTACTGAGGGGTATACTCTGTATGACCTCTACATCAGGTGCAATGAAGTTCTCCATGAGGGTTTGCTTATTCCACACCCTAGTGATAGGGTCAATTAGTTCTGAAACCAACACTGGTGGGTTGGTCGAGCGAGCACAAAATGGTCTGAGCTTATAGTCCCTCGGCAGCCAATTCTGGCCCCATATGCTAGTCTGCAAACCGGATCCAATTCTCTTGATAAGTCCCTGCGCTAACACGTCCCTGCCTTCGAGGATAGCGCGCCAAACCTGGGACGGTGCAGCGCCAAGTGTGGCTTCCAGCAAGTCACAATTCGGATAATATCGAGCTTTCAGTACGCGCGCACTTAGCGTATCCGAATCCATCAGCAATCTCCAAGCTTGTCGTGCGAGTAGAGCAAGATTGAAAAGCTCAACATCTCTAAAACCCAGACCCCCCATGAACTTGGGTTTCGACATGGTCTGCCATGATACCCATGCAACTTTCCTCTGGCTGTTCTTACTGCCCCACCAAAATTTCTGAATTATGCCATTTATGTGATCGCATAAGCCTCTTGGTAGCTTGAAACATGACATAGAGTAAGTAGGTATAGATTGAGCCACAGACTTAATAAGCACTTCCTTCCCTCCTGCTGAAAGGCATTTCTCCATCCAACCTTGAACCTTGTTCCAAATTCTGTCCTTGAGGTATTTGAACGACCCTTCCTTCGCCCTACCCACATCCGTCGGCAAGCCCAAGTATTTCTCCGACAGCGATTCATTGTGGACAGCAAGGATATTCATGATAGAAGTACGAGAAGCATCATCTACCCCTTTACTAAAAAATATGGACGATTTGTCCATATTGATCCTCTGTCCAGATGCATTGCAGTATGTCCTTAAAAGAGCTTCCACCCGTACCGCAGCTGTCTCATTAGCCTCAAAGAAAAGTAGACTGTCGTCAGCGAAGAGAAGGTGATTCACCATAGGGGCGTTTTCTGCCACGCAGATCCCCCTAATTCCTCCTTGGGCCTTTAACATGCATGATAGCCCTTCAGCTGCGAGCAAGAACAAATATGGCGAGATTGGGTCTCCTTGCCTCAAACCCCGCGATGGCCTGAAAGCATCCAAACTACCACCGTTGAATAAGACTGAAAATGAAAGTGAAGTGACAAACCTCATGACTGTCTCGGTGAACCGAGGGCTGAACCCCATCTTAATCATAACTGAGCTTAGATACGACCATTCCAAGcgatcatatgccttcatcatatctagTTTGAGAGCACAATATCTATTTCCTTTCACCCTTCTAGTCTTCATATAGTGTAGGCATTCATAGGCTGTAATGAAATTGTCCGTAATGAGGCGTCCAGGAACGAAAGCCGACTGCTCTTCAGAAATGATATCGGGGAGAATGGATTTCAACCTGTTTGCCAAGACCTTTGAAGCGATCTTGTAGATCACATTACAAAGACTTATCGGTCGAAATTGTCCTAAAACTTTTGGACTGGCTATCTTGGGAATTAATACAATGAAGGTGTTATTTATCTCCTCCGGTGAATCGACTCCATCAAACCCACAAACGGGCCTGTCACGACATGACACACCGAGACCAGTTTATAAACGGGCCATGTTGTGCCGGCATGTGGGCCTCGCCTCCTTGGACGAGCACGGCCCACGTTCTAAAAAACTCTGAAACGACATGACACCCGAATACCTGTTTATAAGCGGGTTATGCCGTGCTGGCACGCTGGCATCGCCTCCTTGGACGAGCACGACACATGTATTAAAAAACTCTGGAACGACATGACACATGAATACATGTTTATAAGCGGGTCATGCCGTGCTGGCATGCTAGCCTCGCCTCCTTGGACGAGCACGACACACGTACTAAAAAACTCTGGAACGACATGACACACGAATACCCGTTTATAAGCGGGTCATGCCGTGCTGGCACGCTGGCCTTGCCTCCTTGGACGAGCATGCCATATGTACTAAACATGGTGGCCTAGGCCCGTGTGGCACTTATGGGAAGTCATCATTTTTTCCAATTAATTTGAAAAATCTAAAAAATACGTAAAAATCTAAAAATATATGGCAAAGCATCATATGAGATAAATATTGAGCTTTATTAGCAGCTGCCTAATTAAAACATTTCATTCTTTTTTGTGGTAAATCTTccgatctattcattttcaatcatgatggtccaacgaacactagaaataataagaATACATCCAAATtaatccgtagaccacctagtaaCAGCTGCAAGCATTGAAGCCAGCCGAAGGCACGTCACCGTCATCATCCCTCCCACGTCAGAGTCGGGCAAAATTTATTGTAGCAGACAGCTGGAAAGTCGTCTTACTAATGCCtcataggaccaacgcaccagaaaAACAACCTCCACCAATGAAAAGAGGCGTAGATCAAAAGGACCCAATCTGAAAACACACAAACGAAGACCGGATTCGAGTAGATTCACCAAAGACAACCACCAATCAAATCCCATGAAAttcaccggagacacacctccacacgcctccGATGCTGCTAGACGCACCACCGAAAAGGGGCTAGGCGGGGCGAACCTTATTACATTTGTAGGGAGCTATCgttgtctcgtcttcctgagcaagaCACAAACCCTAATTAAACCAAAAGAAACATCTAAAAATGAAGCCCTTCCACCGGCGAGGGCCACGACGCATCCCGTTCCCATGGCTCTAGGGCCACCGAAGACGAGGCTGGCCGGCGGGAGACAAAGGAACCCTAGCTTTGTTTGGAGGAAGCGGCGGTAAAGAAAAATTACGCGTGCGAGGCAGGCCGTGCCTGTGCCAGCCTGCTACTAAATGTGCCATGCCCGTGCCTGGCACACGGGCCTGGCCTAGGCGGAcgagcacaacacacacacagctTGCCCAGCATAGGCCAGGCACGACCTGTTTAGTCTCATGCCAAGCCCGGCACGGCGGCACAGCGCCAAAAGAGAAAGGCGGAACAGAAAGCT
This genomic window contains:
- the LOC123158340 gene encoding putative FBD-associated F-box protein At5g56390 — encoded protein: MEKMQEERRPKLSGAADAGGGEDRLGALHDDILIRILLKSDDAATAARTSVLARRWRHLWALLPALYFFRPTDPRRIRSALAAHEAPVLQALAVIAQGDSPGSAGAWLPIAARRLSGTLVFRVLRRSIAIAKKRAALKLPCFENATKIVLRLGFLRLALPPCGVFTRIHLLMLMEVRLRGPCGLGEAVSSPRCPSLRRLVVKDAHGLGDLTIHSECLQKLELFRLPDLQSLTVVAPALQLLKLDHCFVLCSRQPVANISAPHLMWLAWMDNYDQNSVQLGEMAYLQSLVTQHFIMYGEDYHSSHNRNGVCLLRHFEHLHRLVLTLQCPKDIANKKYFMEQITRLPDIKLLELGITACGHSFGASLFHVMRMCTAIRALVLGLNVTLEDEEETVCPSDCICDQPPSWKTKELVLNRLEVIEIYGFRGTEHEINAVKQICSWATVLRRMTVKFHDSITENKAEVLCELLVTFSRLGLDMVFIYRMQ